One stretch of Scophthalmus maximus strain ysfricsl-2021 chromosome 12, ASM2237912v1, whole genome shotgun sequence DNA includes these proteins:
- the clcn5b gene encoding H(+)/Cl(-) exchange transporter 5 isoform X1 codes for MENPGYCSGSFDSLHHPRVIDEVADDDDDDEMVDIAGATLDFSSTDDVPPLSSGGYEVHAGGGGGVARAAGVNGTGPSKLVDPLEDLLPGVGTYEDFNTIDWVREKSKDRDRHREITNKSRRSTVDLLISVSDAFSGWLLMLLVGLMSGALAGGIDIAAHWLTDMKEGVCLIGFWFNHEHCCWNSNETTFQERDRCPQWQSWAELITGTPEGAFAYIVNYLMYIFWALLFAFLAVALVRAFAPYACGSGIPEIKTILSGFIIRGYLGKWTLIIKTITLVLAVSSGLSLGKEGPLVHVACCCANILCHLFTKYRKNEAKRREVLSAAAAVGVSVAFGAPIGGVLFSLEEVSYYFPLKTLWRSFFAALVAAFTLRSINPFGNSRLVLFYVEFHAPWHLVELAPFILLGIFGGLWGALFIRANIAWCRRRKTTRLGHYAVTEVLVVAAVTALLAFPNSYTRMSGAELISELFNDCSLLDSSQLCGYKQPANTSETGVGNSLADRPAGEGLYTALWQLALALVFKILITVITFGMKVPSGLFIPSMAVGAIAGRLLGVGMEQLAYYHHDWFIFKGWCSPGADCITPGLYAMVGAAACLGGVTRMTVSLVVIMFELTGGLEYIVPLMAATMTSKWVADAFGREGIYEAHIRLNGYPFLEPKEEFDHSSLAVDVMRPRRSDPALAMLTQEGMTVGEVEALVESTRYSGFPVVVSQESQRLVGFVLRRDLLISIDNARKRQDGVVSASQVVFTEHVPPHAADGPPPLRLRGIMDLSPFTVTDHTPMDITVDIFRKLGLRQCLVTHNGKLLGIITKKDILKHMAHIANRDPDSILFN; via the exons ATGGAGAACCCTGGTTACTGCTCCGGCAGCTTCGACAGCCTTCACCACCCGCGTGTCATCGACGAGGTtgccgacgacgacgacgacgatgagaTGGTCGACATCGCTGGGGCCACTCTGGATTTCTCCAGCACGGACGACGTTCCTCCTCTCAGCTCAG gAGGTTACGAGGTGCATGCCGGAGGCGGTGGGGGCGTCGCCAGAGCAGCCGGCGTGAATGGTACCGGCCCCAGTAAACTGGTGGACCCGCTGGAGGACCTCCTGCCCGGAGTGGGCACGTACGAAGACTTCAACACCATCGACTGGGTCCGAGAGAAGAGCAAGGACCGCGACCGACACCGAGAG ATCACCAATAAGAGCCGTCGGTCGACCGTGGATCTGCTGATCAGCGTCAGCGATGCCTTCTCCGGGTGGCTGCTCATGCTGCTGGTGGGACTCATGTCAG GCGCTCTCGCCGGCGGCATCGACATCGCCGCCCACTGGCTGACGGACATGAAGGAAGGCGTGTGTCTCATCGGCTTCTGGTTCAACCACGAGCACTGCTGCTGGAATTCCAACGAGACCACGTTCCAGGAGCGGGACCGCTGTCCGCAGTGGCAGAGCTGGGCGGAGCTCATCACGGGGACGCCGGAG GGTGCGTTTGCCTACATTGTGAACTATTTGATGTACATCTTCTGGGCGCTGCTCTTCGCCTTCCTGGCCGTCGCGCTGGTCCGGGCCTTTGCTCCGTACGCATGTGGCTCTGGAATACCGGAG ATTAAAACCATCCTGAGCGGCTTCATCATCCGCGGCTACCTGGGGAAGTGGACCCTCATCATCAAGACCATCACCCTGGTGCTGGCCGTCTCCTCGGGGCTCAGTCTGGGGAAGGAGGGCCCCCTGGTGCACGTGGCGTGCTGCTGCGCCAACATACTGTGTCACCTGTTCACCAAGTACCGGAAGAACGAGGCCAAGCGGCGAGAG GTTTTAtcggcggcggcagcagtcGGCGTGTCCGTGGCGTTCGGCGCACCCATCGGAGGAGTTCTCTTCAGCCTGGAAGAA gtgagtTATTACTTCCCGCTGAAGACGCTGTGGCGCTCCTTCTTCGCCGCGCTCGTCGCCGCCTTCACGCTGCGCTCCATCAACCCGTTCGGCAACAGCCGCCTGGTGCTGTTCTACGTGGAGTTCCACGCTCCGTGGCACCTGGTGGAGCTGGCCCCCTTCATCCTGCTGGGCATATTCGGCGGCCTGTGGGGGGCGCTGTTCATCAGGGCCAACATCGCCTGGTGCAGGAGAC GTAAAACCACTCGCCTGGGTCACTACGCCGTCACGGAGGTGCTGGTGGTCGCCGCGGTGACCGCCCTGCTCGCCTTCCCCAACAGCTACACCAGGATGAGCGGCGCCGAGCTCATCTCCGAGCTGTTCAATGACTGCTCGCTGCTCGACTCCTCCCAGCTCTGCGGCTACAAACAG CCGGCCAACACGTCAGAAACAGGTGTTGGTAACAGCCTGGCGGACCGGCCGGCAGGGGAAGGCCTGTACACCGCTCTGTGGCAGCTGGCCTTGGCCTTAGTCTTCAAGATCTTgatcaccgtcatcacctttGGCATGAAG GTTCCCTCCGGCCTCTTCATCCCCAGCATGGCCGTCGGCGCCATCGCCGGCCGCCTGCTGGGCGTCGGCATGGAGCAGCTGGCCTACTACCACCACGACTGGTTCATCTTCAAGGGCTGGTGCTCGCCGGGGGCGGACTGCATCACGCCGGGGCTCTACGCCATGGTCGGCGCCGCCGCGTGCTTAG GCGGCGTGACCCGCATGACGGTGTCGCTGGTCGTCATCATGTTCGAGCTGACCGGCGGGCTGGAGTACATCGTCCCGCTCATGGCCGCGACCATGACCAGCAAGTGGGTGGCGGACGCTTTCGGGAGAGAGGGAATCTAcgag GCTCACATCCGGCTGAACGGTTACCCGTTCCTGGAGCCGAAGGAGGAGTTTGACCACAGCAGCCTGGCGGTGGACGTGATGAGGCCACGGAGGTCGGACCCCGCGCTCGCCATGCTCACGCAGGAGGGCATGACCGTCGGCGAGGTGGAG GCGCTGGTGGAGAGCACGCGCTACAGCGGTTTCCCTGTGGTCGTGTCCCAGGAGTCGCAGCGGCTCGTGGGTTTCGTGCTCAGACGAGACCTGCTAATATCCATAG ACAACGCCCGGAAGCGGCAGGATGGCGTCGTCAGCGCCTCGCAGGTGGTCTTCACCGAGCACGTTCCGCCCCACGCCGCCGACGGTCCGCCCCCCCTCCGCCTGCGGGGGATCATGGACCTGAGCCCCTTCACGGTCACCGACCACACGCCCATGGACATCACCGTGGACATCTTCAGGAAGCTGGGCCTACGCCAGTGTCTCGTCACGCACAACGG GAAGCTGCTGGGCATCATCACGAAGAAGGACATTCTGAAGCACATGGCGCACATCGCCAACAGAGACCCCGACTCCATCCTCTTCAACtga
- the clcn5b gene encoding H(+)/Cl(-) exchange transporter 5 isoform X2, whose amino-acid sequence MVWQFWTRRLDEEELVENGGYEVHAGGGGGVARAAGVNGTGPSKLVDPLEDLLPGVGTYEDFNTIDWVREKSKDRDRHREITNKSRRSTVDLLISVSDAFSGWLLMLLVGLMSGALAGGIDIAAHWLTDMKEGVCLIGFWFNHEHCCWNSNETTFQERDRCPQWQSWAELITGTPEGAFAYIVNYLMYIFWALLFAFLAVALVRAFAPYACGSGIPEIKTILSGFIIRGYLGKWTLIIKTITLVLAVSSGLSLGKEGPLVHVACCCANILCHLFTKYRKNEAKRREVLSAAAAVGVSVAFGAPIGGVLFSLEEVSYYFPLKTLWRSFFAALVAAFTLRSINPFGNSRLVLFYVEFHAPWHLVELAPFILLGIFGGLWGALFIRANIAWCRRRKTTRLGHYAVTEVLVVAAVTALLAFPNSYTRMSGAELISELFNDCSLLDSSQLCGYKQPANTSETGVGNSLADRPAGEGLYTALWQLALALVFKILITVITFGMKVPSGLFIPSMAVGAIAGRLLGVGMEQLAYYHHDWFIFKGWCSPGADCITPGLYAMVGAAACLGGVTRMTVSLVVIMFELTGGLEYIVPLMAATMTSKWVADAFGREGIYEAHIRLNGYPFLEPKEEFDHSSLAVDVMRPRRSDPALAMLTQEGMTVGEVEALVESTRYSGFPVVVSQESQRLVGFVLRRDLLISIDNARKRQDGVVSASQVVFTEHVPPHAADGPPPLRLRGIMDLSPFTVTDHTPMDITVDIFRKLGLRQCLVTHNGKLLGIITKKDILKHMAHIANRDPDSILFN is encoded by the exons ATGGTCTGGCAGTTCTGGACTCGGCggctggatgaggaggagctggTTGAAAATG gAGGTTACGAGGTGCATGCCGGAGGCGGTGGGGGCGTCGCCAGAGCAGCCGGCGTGAATGGTACCGGCCCCAGTAAACTGGTGGACCCGCTGGAGGACCTCCTGCCCGGAGTGGGCACGTACGAAGACTTCAACACCATCGACTGGGTCCGAGAGAAGAGCAAGGACCGCGACCGACACCGAGAG ATCACCAATAAGAGCCGTCGGTCGACCGTGGATCTGCTGATCAGCGTCAGCGATGCCTTCTCCGGGTGGCTGCTCATGCTGCTGGTGGGACTCATGTCAG GCGCTCTCGCCGGCGGCATCGACATCGCCGCCCACTGGCTGACGGACATGAAGGAAGGCGTGTGTCTCATCGGCTTCTGGTTCAACCACGAGCACTGCTGCTGGAATTCCAACGAGACCACGTTCCAGGAGCGGGACCGCTGTCCGCAGTGGCAGAGCTGGGCGGAGCTCATCACGGGGACGCCGGAG GGTGCGTTTGCCTACATTGTGAACTATTTGATGTACATCTTCTGGGCGCTGCTCTTCGCCTTCCTGGCCGTCGCGCTGGTCCGGGCCTTTGCTCCGTACGCATGTGGCTCTGGAATACCGGAG ATTAAAACCATCCTGAGCGGCTTCATCATCCGCGGCTACCTGGGGAAGTGGACCCTCATCATCAAGACCATCACCCTGGTGCTGGCCGTCTCCTCGGGGCTCAGTCTGGGGAAGGAGGGCCCCCTGGTGCACGTGGCGTGCTGCTGCGCCAACATACTGTGTCACCTGTTCACCAAGTACCGGAAGAACGAGGCCAAGCGGCGAGAG GTTTTAtcggcggcggcagcagtcGGCGTGTCCGTGGCGTTCGGCGCACCCATCGGAGGAGTTCTCTTCAGCCTGGAAGAA gtgagtTATTACTTCCCGCTGAAGACGCTGTGGCGCTCCTTCTTCGCCGCGCTCGTCGCCGCCTTCACGCTGCGCTCCATCAACCCGTTCGGCAACAGCCGCCTGGTGCTGTTCTACGTGGAGTTCCACGCTCCGTGGCACCTGGTGGAGCTGGCCCCCTTCATCCTGCTGGGCATATTCGGCGGCCTGTGGGGGGCGCTGTTCATCAGGGCCAACATCGCCTGGTGCAGGAGAC GTAAAACCACTCGCCTGGGTCACTACGCCGTCACGGAGGTGCTGGTGGTCGCCGCGGTGACCGCCCTGCTCGCCTTCCCCAACAGCTACACCAGGATGAGCGGCGCCGAGCTCATCTCCGAGCTGTTCAATGACTGCTCGCTGCTCGACTCCTCCCAGCTCTGCGGCTACAAACAG CCGGCCAACACGTCAGAAACAGGTGTTGGTAACAGCCTGGCGGACCGGCCGGCAGGGGAAGGCCTGTACACCGCTCTGTGGCAGCTGGCCTTGGCCTTAGTCTTCAAGATCTTgatcaccgtcatcacctttGGCATGAAG GTTCCCTCCGGCCTCTTCATCCCCAGCATGGCCGTCGGCGCCATCGCCGGCCGCCTGCTGGGCGTCGGCATGGAGCAGCTGGCCTACTACCACCACGACTGGTTCATCTTCAAGGGCTGGTGCTCGCCGGGGGCGGACTGCATCACGCCGGGGCTCTACGCCATGGTCGGCGCCGCCGCGTGCTTAG GCGGCGTGACCCGCATGACGGTGTCGCTGGTCGTCATCATGTTCGAGCTGACCGGCGGGCTGGAGTACATCGTCCCGCTCATGGCCGCGACCATGACCAGCAAGTGGGTGGCGGACGCTTTCGGGAGAGAGGGAATCTAcgag GCTCACATCCGGCTGAACGGTTACCCGTTCCTGGAGCCGAAGGAGGAGTTTGACCACAGCAGCCTGGCGGTGGACGTGATGAGGCCACGGAGGTCGGACCCCGCGCTCGCCATGCTCACGCAGGAGGGCATGACCGTCGGCGAGGTGGAG GCGCTGGTGGAGAGCACGCGCTACAGCGGTTTCCCTGTGGTCGTGTCCCAGGAGTCGCAGCGGCTCGTGGGTTTCGTGCTCAGACGAGACCTGCTAATATCCATAG ACAACGCCCGGAAGCGGCAGGATGGCGTCGTCAGCGCCTCGCAGGTGGTCTTCACCGAGCACGTTCCGCCCCACGCCGCCGACGGTCCGCCCCCCCTCCGCCTGCGGGGGATCATGGACCTGAGCCCCTTCACGGTCACCGACCACACGCCCATGGACATCACCGTGGACATCTTCAGGAAGCTGGGCCTACGCCAGTGTCTCGTCACGCACAACGG GAAGCTGCTGGGCATCATCACGAAGAAGGACATTCTGAAGCACATGGCGCACATCGCCAACAGAGACCCCGACTCCATCCTCTTCAACtga